From the genome of Deltaproteobacteria bacterium PRO3:
AGGCGAAGGAATACTTCGACGGCCTGCTCAAGCAATTCACCCGCGAGAAAAACCAAAACCGCCTCTTCCTCGCCAAGATCTGCGAGCGCCTCGGGCTCATCGAGACGCGGCGCGGGCACCACGACAAGGCGCGCGAGTACTTCCGCGCCGGCCTGCGCTGCCTCGAGCCGGGGCGCGAGCCGCTCGAGCAATTCCTGGGGCTGAAGAACTTCCTCGCGGGCCTGGACTTGATCGAGGGCCGCTACGCCGAGGCCATCGCGGCCTACCGCGAGACCCACGCCCTCGCCGCGACGCTGCCCTGGGAGCGACGCCGCATCCTCACCAACAACGACCTGGGCGCGGCCCTCTTGCAGAGCGGGGATTTCGCGGCGGCGGTGGTCCACTGGGAGGCGCAGCTCGAAGACCTGAAGCGCCGCGAAGACCCCAACCCCTACGTCCGCTGCCTCTACCAGCTGGGCCAGGCCCACCTCGACCGCGGCGACAAGGCCCA
Proteins encoded in this window:
- a CDS encoding tetratricopeptide repeat protein translates to AKEYFDGLLKQFTREKNQNRLFLAKICERLGLIETRRGHHDKAREYFRAGLRCLEPGREPLEQFLGLKNFLAGLDLIEGRYAEAIAAYRETHALAATLPWERRRILTNNDLGAALLQSGDFAAAVVHWEAQLEDLKRREDPNPYVRCLYQLGQAHLDRGDKAQAEPYLEQASRAARNLQNPEMELRLRNALANLWKESRPADALAMYEAALDTAFQGHEPLSIAVVLLNMGFLLAEMGQAARARHCLDQGLRFLGGLPDAERRFADYYQEAREEIARLESALRAEAAGDLQLNPAEQA